A single Phragmites australis chromosome 4, lpPhrAust1.1, whole genome shotgun sequence DNA region contains:
- the LOC133915720 gene encoding phosphomethylpyrimidine synthase, chloroplastic, with amino-acid sequence MAALQPSFPSTMTMKSSCNGLKFPKTALLPGFGGISRPQDAQDRNGSLASLIPKVASVTDQSIAEPAKPRQKKHTVDPTAPEFLPLPSFEECFPRSTKESSEIVHEESGHVLKVPFRRIHLTGDQKHFDTYDTSGPQNISPRIGLPKIRKEWIDRREKIGSPRYTQMYYAKHGIITEEMLYCAKRENLSPEFVRSEVARGRAIIPSNKKHLELEPMIVGRNFLVKVNANIGNSAVVSSIEEEVHKLQWATMWGADTVMDLSTGNHIHETREWIIRNSSVPIGTVPIYQALEKVNGIAENLSWEIFRDTLIEQAEQGVDYFTIHAGVLLRYIPLTAKRMTGIVSRGGSIHAKWCLTYHKENFAYEHWDEILDICNQYDVALSIGDGLRPGSIYDANDSAQFAELLTQGELTRRAWEKDVQVMNEGPGHIPMHKIPENMEKQLEWCNEAPFYTLGPLTTDIAPGYDHITSAIGAANIGALGTALLCYVTPKEHLGLPNRDDVKTGVISYKIAAHAADLAKGHPYAQAWDDALSKARFEFRWLDQFALSLDPVTAMAFHDETLPSEGAKVAHFCSMCGPKFCSMKITEDIRKYADEHGYGTVEEAVREGMNAMSAEFSAARKTISGEQHGEAGGEIYVPENYAAHK; translated from the exons ATGGCTGCACTGCAACCCTCATTTCCATCGACGATGACTATGAAGAGTAGCTGCAACGGTCTGAAGTTCCCAAAAACTGCACTTTTACCTGGTTTTGGTGGCATTTCACGTCCTCAAGATGCGCAGGACAGGAATGGTAGCCTTGCTTCTTTAATCCCCAAGGTTGCTTCAGTGACTGACCAATCAATAGCAGAGCCAGCAAAACCCAGGCAAAAGAAGCATACAGTCGACCCTACAGCTCCAGAATTTCTGCCACTCCCATCATTTGAAGAATGCTTTCCAAGGAGTACCAAAGAATCCAG TGAAATCGTTCACGAGGAATCCGGTCATGTCCTCAAGGTTCCATTCCGGAGAATCCATTTGACTGGAGATCAGAAGCATTTTGATACATACGACACCAGTGGTCCTCAAAACATAAGCCCAAGGATTG GACTCCCAAAGATAAGGAAGGAATGGATTGACAGGAGGGAAAAGATAGGTAGTCCTCGTTACACACAAATGTATTATGCTAAGCATGGAATCATAACAGAGGAGATGTTGTACTGTGCCAAGCGTGAGAACCTCAGTCCTGAATTTGTTCGGTCAGAAGTGGCCCGTGGACGAGCCATAATTCCTTCCAACAAGAAGCACCTGGAATTGGAACCCATGATTGTTGGAAGAAACTTCCTCGTAAAGGTGAATGCAAATATTGGGAACTCAGCTGTTGTGAGCTCCATCGAGGAGGAAGTTCACAAGCTCCAGTGGGCAACAATGTGGGGAGCTGATACTGTCATGGACCTTTCAACAGGGAACCATATCCATGAGACCCGAGAGTGGATTATCCGTAACTCTTCAGTTCCTATTGGGACTGTTCCTATTTACCAAGCACTTGAGAAAGTAAATGGTATTGCTGAAAATCTGAGCTGGGAAATCTTTAGGGATACCTTGATTGAACAAGCTGAGCAGGGTGTTGATTACTTCACAATCCATGCTGGTGTCCTGCTTCGTTACATTCCTCTTACAGCAAAGAGAATGACTGGCATAGTTTCACGTGGTGGCTCAATACATGCAAAATGGTGCTTAACTTATCACAAGGAGAACTTTGCTTATGAGCACTGGGATGAAATTCTTGATATATGCAATCAGTATGATGTGGCACTATCTATTGGTGATGGTTTGAGACCTGGTTCTAtttatgatgcaaatgatagtGCTCAGTTTGCAGAGCTGCTGACTCAAGGTGAACTAACACGTCGAGCATGGGAGAAAGATGTGCAG GTAATGAATGAAGGTCCAGGGCACATCCCAATGCATAAAATTCCTGAAAACATGGAGAAACAGCTGGAGTGGTGTAATGAAGCGCCTTTCTATACATTGGGTCCACTGACAACTGACATCGCACCTGGTTATGATCACATCACCTCAGCCATTGGTGCTGCCAACATTGGAGCTCTTGGCACCGCACTTCTTTGTTATGTAACACCAAAGGAGCACCTTGGGTTGCCTAACCGTGATGATGTTAAAACAGGCGTGATATCCTACAAAATTGCTGCTCATGCTGCTGATTTGGCAAAGGGTCATCCCTATGCACAAGCTTGGGACGATGCACTCAGCAAGGCAAGGTTTGAGTTTAGATGGCTGGACCAGTTTGCTTTATCTCTGGATCCAGTAACTGCTATGGCTTTCCATGATGAAACATTACCATCTGAGGGTGCCAAAGTAGCACATTTCTGCTCAATGTGTGGGCCCAAGTTTTGTTCGATGAAAATCACAGAGGATATTAGAAAGTATGCTGATGAACATGGTTACGGAACAGTGGAGGAAGCTGTGAGAGAAGGAATGAATGCTATGAGTGCTGAATTTTCGGCTGCAAGGAAAACAATTAGTGGGGAACAACATGGTGAAGCAGGAGGGGAGATCTACGTACCAGAAAACTATGCAGCTCACAAATAA
- the LOC133915721 gene encoding probable galacturonosyltransferase-like 1 encodes MSRAPLPVLLVLCAVGAAAAAVPRYREASHFTNSAAAQCPPPLPASDADAACSPHAAVHVAMTLDASYLRGTMAAVLSVLRHASCPESIHFHFVASSATGSAAAELRDTVRASFPSLAFRVYPFADEKRVAGLISTSIRGALDRPLNYARSYLASVLPSCVRRVVYLDSDVVLTDDIAALAATPLSGEAAVAAPEYCGANFTAYFTPGFWASPALSSTFADRRACYFNTGVMVLDLVRWRRAGYTAQIEEWMELQKRVRIYELGSLPPFLLVFAGRIAAVDHRWNQHGLGGDNYRGLCRSLHAGAVSLLHWSGKGKPWDRLDAGRPCPLDAVWAKYDMLRPAAGIESS; translated from the coding sequence ATGTCGCGTGCTCCTCTGCCCGTCTTGCTAGTCCTCTGCGCCGTcggcgcggccgccgcagccGTGCCGAGGTACCGCGAGGCGTCGCACTTCACCAACTCGGCGGCGGCTCAGTGCCCTCCGCCGCTTCCCGCGTCGGACGCGGACGCGGCGTGCTCGCCGCACGCGGCGGTGCACGTGGCCATGACGCTGGACGCGTCGTACCTGCGCGGCACCATGGCCGCCGTGCTCTCCGTGCTGCGGCACGCGTCCTGCCCAGAGTCCATCCACTTCCACTTCGTCGCCTCCTCCGCCAcggggtcggcggcggcggagctgagGGACACCGTTCGCGCGTCGTTCCCGTCGCTGGCGTTCCGGGTGTACCCGTTCGCCGACGAGAAGCGCGTGGCGGGGCTCATCTCCACCTCAATCCGCGGCGCGCTCGACCGGCCGCTCAACTACGCGAGGTCCTACCTCGCCTCCGTGCTGCCGTCGTGCGTGCGCCGCGTCGTGTACCTCGACTCCGACGTCGTCCTCACCGACGACATCGCGGCGCTCGCGGCGACCCCGCTCTCGggggaggcggccgtggcggcgcCCGAGTACTGCGGTGCCAACTTCACCGCCTACTTCACGCCTGGGTTCTGGGCTTCTCCCGCGCTGTCGTCGACGTTCGCGGACCGGCGCGCGTGCTACTTCAACACGGGCGTGATGGTGCTCGACCTGGTGCGGTGGCGGCGGGCTGGGTACACGGCCCAGATCGAGGAGTGGATGGAGCTGCAGAAGCGGGTGCGCATCTACGAGCTGGGCTCGCTGCCGCCGTTCCTGCTCGTGTTCGCGGGGCGGATCGCGGCAGTGGACCACCGGTGGAACCAGCACGGCCTCGGCGGGGACAACTACCGGGGACTCTGCCGCAGCCTGCACGCCGGCGCCGTCAGCCTGCTACACTGGAGCGGCAAGGGGAAGCCCTGGGACCGGCTCGACGCCGGGCGGCCGTGCCCTCTCGACGCCGTCTGGGCAAAGTACGACATGCTCCGGCCGGCCGCCGGCATCGAGAGCTCGTGA